A genomic region of Rhodobium gokarnense contains the following coding sequences:
- the ccrA gene encoding crotonyl-CoA carboxylase/reductase: protein MPSIAETNIPEAATRREKKDLYELGEIPPLGHVPKNMYGWVIRRERHGPPEEAMQLEVVPTWEIDSHDVLVLVMAAGVNYNGIWAGLGVPVSPFDGHKAPYHIAGSDASGIVWAVGDKVTRWKVGDEVVIHCNQDNGDDEECNGGDPMFSPSQRIWGYETPDGSFSQFTRVQAQQLMPRPQHLTWEESACYTLTLATAYRMLFGHHPHELKPGQNVLVWGASGGLGSYAIQLINTAGGNAIGVISDEDKRDFVMQLGAKGVINRKDFSCWGQLPTVNSPEYAEWFKEVRKFGKAIWDITGKGNNVDIVFEHPGEATFPVSTFVCKKGGMVVICAGTSGFNCTFDVRYMWMHQKRLQGSHFAHLKQAAAANKLMIERRLDPYMSEVFPWEQIPKAHTKMWKNQHAPGNMAVLVNAPKTGLRTYEDVLEACES, encoded by the coding sequence ATGCCCTCCATTGCGGAGACCAATATTCCCGAGGCGGCGACCAGGCGAGAAAAGAAAGACCTCTACGAACTGGGCGAGATTCCGCCGCTCGGACATGTGCCGAAGAACATGTATGGCTGGGTGATCCGGCGCGAGCGCCACGGCCCGCCCGAAGAGGCCATGCAGCTCGAGGTCGTGCCGACCTGGGAGATCGACAGCCACGACGTGCTGGTCCTGGTGATGGCCGCCGGCGTCAACTACAACGGCATCTGGGCCGGGCTCGGCGTGCCGGTATCGCCCTTCGACGGCCACAAGGCGCCGTACCACATTGCCGGCTCCGATGCCTCCGGCATCGTCTGGGCCGTCGGCGACAAGGTCACGCGCTGGAAGGTCGGCGACGAGGTCGTCATCCACTGCAACCAGGACAATGGCGACGACGAGGAATGCAATGGCGGCGACCCGATGTTCTCGCCGAGCCAGCGCATCTGGGGCTACGAGACGCCCGACGGATCCTTCTCCCAGTTCACCCGCGTCCAGGCCCAGCAGCTCATGCCGCGCCCGCAGCACCTGACCTGGGAGGAATCGGCCTGCTACACGCTGACGCTGGCGACCGCCTACCGGATGCTGTTCGGCCACCATCCGCACGAACTGAAGCCCGGCCAGAACGTCCTCGTCTGGGGCGCCTCGGGCGGCCTCGGCTCCTACGCCATCCAGCTCATCAACACCGCCGGCGGCAACGCCATCGGCGTCATTTCCGACGAGGACAAGCGTGACTTCGTCATGCAGCTCGGCGCCAAGGGCGTGATCAACCGCAAGGACTTCTCCTGCTGGGGCCAGTTGCCGACGGTCAACTCGCCCGAATACGCCGAATGGTTCAAGGAAGTGCGCAAGTTCGGCAAGGCGATCTGGGACATCACCGGCAAGGGCAACAACGTCGATATCGTCTTCGAGCACCCCGGCGAGGCGACCTTCCCGGTCTCCACCTTCGTCTGCAAGAAGGGCGGCATGGTGGTGATCTGCGCCGGCACCTCCGGCTTCAACTGCACCTTCGACGTGCGCTACATGTGGATGCACCAGAAGCGCCTGCAGGGCTCCCACTTCGCCCACCTGAAACAGGCCGCCGCGGCCAACAAGCTGATGATCGAGCGCCGGCTCGATCCCTACATGTCCGAGGTCTTCCCCTGGGAGCAGATCCCCAAGGCCCACACCAAGATGTGGAAGAACCAGCACGCCCCCGGCAACATGGCGGTGCTGGTCAACGCGCCGAAGACGGGCCTGCGCACCTACGAGGACGTGCTGGAAGCCTGCGAGTCGTAA
- a CDS encoding DUF3772 domain-containing protein, with product MTHPGTDATDTAPPTGRGRAARAIALAAALAAGLVLAAAPVHAQQSGDAATVPVESKAAPAASQTPDQSAPDKATRDTPPPADAVVQPRARPLDMPIDHREDRNGGNGDSAKSGPADAGPASQGTPPPSGNSRGADAPDAENAPENASANPPEAAPADAAEGEAEAELRTTTPLAIPMAEVRKKLEAWERNLNQMTAALQREGLTNRDLNELQGNLEVLRLDTLQTQKSISPAVDALNARIQQLAPAEDETVESKEVKDTRTELEKERAQLEGLVKQIGVATLRAEELVAAVNDRKRTLFARRLFERERSIADPTLWLNAFNDLPAALGSLALLAVDWWGLLKAQIGEIAGIVLIAMGGLILALVAFFHRLLLRKSKRMALTEEPPLLKKVWAALVVMLVNMMLPLLGVGVFFGIIEVIGASPDRIDNFSWTIIFTVLTLSATHGLTRAILAPGRPNWRMVPLTDGAVDRLIILIFSIALMLAANVLLDGIARNLFAPISLTLLVHGSFAVVYHLLILSSVRIVARGRIASGADEQASPGRFWSWFIPLVTLASIAGLVGTVLGFIAFGWFVAIQIIWTVTVLSLLHLLLIFVDETLTTGLRNAAAARIEAGDSLVSQARSEQVGVILSGLFRIILMGLAAVLILTPWGVQSTKLLGSLEALFFGIKVGDVTFSLSAVLIALGIFLVGYAFTRSIQSWMENRLLPSTSLDIGLKTSIKTAVGYVGVIIAGMIAFSYIGLDLQNIAIVAGALSVGIGFGLQSIVNNFVSGLILLAERPIKVGDWIVVGSEQGFVKRINVRATEIETFDRAAVIVPNSDLISGVVKNWMHNDVTGRIIVPVGVAYGSDPDEVREILMECARDEKMILAYPAPSVFFMDFGDSSLNFELRCYVSDVGYLLGTASDLRFKIYRRFAEAGVEIPFPQRDINLRDMDRLEKLMDKRKAGRARPKTAEPPRDDRPSYADIDPNDADGDD from the coding sequence GTGACACATCCGGGGACCGACGCCACCGACACCGCACCGCCGACCGGCCGCGGCCGTGCCGCCAGGGCGATCGCGCTGGCCGCCGCCCTTGCCGCAGGCCTTGTCCTGGCGGCAGCTCCCGTCCATGCGCAGCAATCCGGCGATGCCGCGACGGTTCCGGTAGAAAGCAAGGCCGCCCCCGCCGCGTCGCAGACGCCGGATCAATCGGCGCCGGACAAGGCAACACGCGACACGCCGCCTCCGGCCGACGCCGTGGTGCAGCCGAGGGCGCGCCCCCTCGACATGCCGATCGACCACCGCGAAGACCGGAACGGCGGCAACGGGGACAGCGCGAAGAGTGGCCCGGCCGATGCCGGCCCGGCATCACAAGGCACGCCGCCCCCCTCCGGCAACAGCCGGGGTGCCGACGCGCCCGACGCTGAGAACGCCCCGGAAAACGCATCGGCGAACCCGCCCGAGGCCGCGCCGGCCGACGCCGCCGAAGGCGAGGCCGAGGCCGAGCTGCGCACCACCACGCCCCTCGCCATTCCGATGGCCGAGGTCCGCAAGAAGCTGGAAGCCTGGGAACGCAACCTCAACCAGATGACGGCCGCGCTGCAGCGCGAGGGCCTGACCAACCGGGACCTCAACGAGTTGCAGGGCAATCTGGAGGTGCTCCGGCTCGACACCCTGCAGACCCAGAAGTCGATCAGCCCGGCGGTCGATGCCCTCAATGCCCGCATCCAGCAGCTTGCCCCGGCCGAGGACGAAACGGTCGAGTCCAAGGAGGTCAAGGACACCCGGACCGAGCTGGAGAAGGAACGCGCCCAGCTCGAAGGCCTCGTCAAGCAGATCGGCGTCGCGACACTGCGCGCCGAGGAACTGGTCGCCGCCGTCAACGACCGCAAGCGGACCCTCTTTGCCCGCCGCCTGTTCGAGCGCGAGCGCAGCATTGCCGACCCGACGCTCTGGCTCAACGCCTTCAACGACCTGCCGGCGGCGCTCGGCAGCCTCGCGCTCCTGGCGGTCGACTGGTGGGGGCTCCTGAAGGCGCAGATCGGCGAGATCGCCGGTATCGTGCTGATCGCCATGGGCGGCCTTATCCTGGCGCTGGTCGCCTTCTTCCACCGCCTGCTGCTGCGCAAGTCGAAACGCATGGCGCTGACCGAGGAGCCGCCGCTCCTGAAAAAGGTGTGGGCGGCGCTGGTCGTCATGCTGGTCAACATGATGCTGCCGCTGCTCGGCGTCGGCGTCTTTTTCGGCATCATCGAGGTGATCGGCGCCTCGCCGGACCGGATCGACAACTTCTCGTGGACGATCATCTTCACCGTCCTGACCCTGTCCGCCACCCACGGCCTGACCCGCGCCATCCTGGCGCCCGGCCGACCGAACTGGCGCATGGTGCCGCTGACCGACGGCGCCGTCGACCGGCTGATCATCCTGATCTTTTCCATCGCCCTGATGCTGGCGGCCAACGTGCTGCTCGACGGCATCGCCCGCAATCTCTTTGCACCGATCTCGCTGACGCTGCTCGTCCATGGCAGCTTCGCCGTCGTCTACCACCTGCTGATCCTGTCCAGCGTCAGGATCGTCGCCCGCGGGCGCATTGCCTCCGGCGCCGACGAGCAGGCGAGCCCGGGGCGGTTCTGGTCCTGGTTCATCCCGCTGGTCACGCTCGCCTCGATCGCCGGCCTCGTCGGCACCGTGCTCGGCTTCATCGCCTTCGGCTGGTTCGTCGCCATCCAGATCATCTGGACGGTCACCGTGCTGTCGCTCCTGCACCTGCTCCTGATCTTCGTCGACGAGACCCTGACGACGGGACTGAGGAACGCGGCGGCGGCCCGCATCGAAGCCGGCGACAGTCTCGTCTCCCAGGCCCGCAGCGAACAGGTCGGCGTCATCCTGTCCGGCCTCTTCCGGATCATCCTGATGGGCCTTGCCGCGGTCCTGATCCTGACGCCCTGGGGCGTCCAGTCGACCAAGCTGCTCGGCTCCCTGGAGGCGTTGTTCTTCGGCATCAAGGTCGGCGACGTCACGTTCTCGCTGTCCGCCGTCCTGATCGCGCTCGGCATCTTCCTTGTCGGCTACGCCTTCACCCGCTCGATCCAGAGCTGGATGGAGAACCGCCTGCTGCCGAGCACCAGCCTCGACATCGGCCTGAAGACCTCGATCAAGACCGCGGTCGGCTATGTCGGCGTCATCATCGCCGGCATGATCGCCTTTTCCTATATCGGCCTCGATTTACAGAACATCGCCATCGTCGCCGGCGCGCTCTCCGTCGGCATCGGCTTCGGCCTGCAGTCGATCGTCAACAACTTCGTCTCCGGCCTGATCCTTCTGGCCGAACGGCCGATCAAGGTCGGCGACTGGATCGTCGTCGGCTCCGAACAGGGCTTCGTCAAGCGCATCAACGTGCGCGCCACGGAGATCGAGACCTTCGACCGCGCCGCCGTCATCGTGCCGAACTCCGATCTCATCTCCGGTGTCGTCAAGAACTGGATGCACAACGACGTCACCGGCCGCATCATCGTGCCCGTCGGCGTCGCCTATGGCAGCGATCCCGACGAGGTGCGCGAGATCCTGATGGAATGCGCCCGCGACGAGAAGATGATCCTCGCCTATCCGGCGCCGAGCGTGTTCTTCATGGATTTCGGCGACAGCTCGCTGAATTTCGAGCTGCGCTGCTACGTCTCCGACGTCGGCTACCTGCTCGGCACCGCCAGCGACCTGCGCTTCAAGATCTACCGACGCTTCGCCGAAGCCGGCGTCGAGATTCCGTTCCCGCAGCGCGACATCAACCTGCGCGATATGGACCGGCTGGAAAAACTGATGGACAAGCGCAAGGCCGGACGCGCCAGGCCGAAGACGGCGGAGCCCCCGCGCGACGACCGGCCGAGCTATGCCGACATCGATCCGAACGATGCGGATGGAGATGATTAA
- a CDS encoding CAP domain-containing protein, with translation MPERLFPALTRRRLAAAFIAAALGLGACTGPETVSPMYRELDRPGVDLGNDVVIYEVVNSYRARNGLRPLTADPVLNRLAKEQAEAMAEKADVRIALTADRKIDKRLDDAGYAHKAAAENVSAGYRTIAEAFSGWRSSKQHDAVLRHPTATRMGVATAYVPGNKYRVFWSLIVAEPAD, from the coding sequence ATGCCTGAACGGCTTTTTCCGGCGCTGACGCGGCGCCGCCTTGCGGCAGCCTTCATCGCCGCCGCGCTCGGCCTTGGCGCCTGCACGGGGCCGGAGACGGTCTCGCCAATGTACCGCGAGCTCGACCGGCCCGGCGTCGACCTCGGCAACGACGTCGTCATCTACGAGGTCGTCAACTCCTACCGCGCCCGCAACGGCCTGAGGCCGCTCACCGCCGATCCCGTGCTGAACCGGCTGGCGAAAGAGCAGGCCGAGGCGATGGCCGAAAAGGCCGACGTCCGCATCGCCCTGACGGCGGACCGCAAGATCGACAAGCGCCTCGACGACGCCGGCTACGCCCACAAGGCCGCGGCGGAGAACGTCTCCGCCGGCTACCGCACGATCGCCGAGGCGTTTTCCGGCTGGCGCTCGTCGAAACAGCACGACGCGGTGCTGCGCCATCCGACCGCAACCAGAATGGGTGTTGCAACCGCCTACGTGCCGGGCAACAAATACCGGGTGTTCTGGAGCCTCATCGTCGCCGAGCCCGCGGATTGA
- a CDS encoding acyl-CoA synthetase: protein MLPQATDYDALRAAFRWQVPERYNIALDACDRWAVRDPDRTAIIHVAHDDSVTDVSFRYLAESSNRLANALAAHGIGRGDRVGILLPQMPETAIAHFAIYKRAAVAVPLAALFGVDALRYRLGDSGAKALVTDASGVEKIAALADELENLTLVISVDGPASAGRIPVVGLADLLEKANDIADVADTGPDDPAMMIYTSGTTGPPKGALHGHRVLLGHLPGVEMPHEFLPRAGDRLWTPADWAWAGGLLNVLLPALHFGVPVLCHAFEGFDPERAFRLMAEHRVKNAFIPPTALKLLRAVDDPNARHDLDLRTIGSGGESLGREVYEWGREVLGLTINEFYGQTECNLVLSSCAAIGVTRIGAIGKPVPGHDVAVINATGEAAPRGTLGQIAVARPDPVMFLTYWNNPQATEEKFVGDWMLTGDQGIMDEDGYVHFVGRDDDVITSSGYRIGPGEIEDCLISHPAVKLAAAVGKPDPVRTEIVKAYVVLAPGETPSEELADAIRDHVRTRLSAHEYPREVAFVTEMPLTTTGKVIRRTFREEARKEAAANEGSR from the coding sequence ATGCTGCCGCAGGCAACCGACTATGACGCCTTAAGGGCCGCGTTCCGCTGGCAGGTGCCGGAGCGCTACAACATCGCCCTTGACGCCTGCGACCGCTGGGCCGTGCGCGATCCGGACCGCACGGCGATCATCCACGTCGCCCACGACGACAGCGTCACCGACGTCTCGTTCCGGTATCTGGCGGAAAGCTCCAACAGGCTCGCCAACGCGCTCGCCGCCCACGGCATCGGCCGCGGCGACCGGGTCGGCATCCTGTTGCCGCAGATGCCGGAGACGGCGATCGCCCATTTCGCCATCTACAAGCGCGCGGCCGTCGCCGTGCCGCTCGCCGCCCTATTCGGCGTCGACGCGCTGCGCTACCGGCTCGGCGATTCCGGCGCCAAGGCGCTGGTGACCGATGCTTCGGGCGTCGAAAAGATCGCCGCGCTCGCCGACGAGTTGGAAAACCTCACCCTTGTCATCTCCGTAGACGGACCGGCAAGCGCCGGGCGCATCCCCGTCGTCGGCCTTGCCGACCTCCTGGAAAAGGCAAACGACATCGCCGACGTCGCCGACACCGGCCCCGACGATCCGGCGATGATGATCTACACCTCCGGCACCACGGGGCCGCCGAAGGGCGCGCTGCACGGCCACCGCGTCCTCCTCGGCCATCTGCCGGGCGTGGAGATGCCGCACGAGTTTCTGCCCCGGGCCGGCGACCGGCTCTGGACGCCGGCCGACTGGGCCTGGGCCGGCGGGCTCCTCAACGTCCTGTTGCCGGCGTTGCATTTCGGCGTCCCGGTGCTGTGCCACGCCTTTGAGGGTTTCGACCCGGAACGGGCATTCCGGCTGATGGCCGAGCACCGGGTCAAGAACGCCTTCATCCCGCCGACGGCCCTGAAGCTGCTGCGCGCCGTCGACGATCCCAACGCCCGCCACGACCTTGACCTCAGGACCATCGGCTCCGGCGGCGAATCCCTCGGCCGCGAGGTCTATGAGTGGGGCCGGGAGGTCCTCGGCCTGACCATCAACGAGTTCTACGGCCAGACCGAGTGCAACCTTGTGCTTTCCTCCTGCGCCGCCATCGGCGTAACCAGGATCGGCGCCATCGGCAAGCCGGTGCCGGGCCACGACGTCGCCGTCATCAACGCCACCGGCGAGGCGGCGCCCCGCGGCACCCTCGGCCAGATAGCCGTCGCCCGACCCGACCCGGTAATGTTCCTCACCTACTGGAACAATCCGCAAGCGACGGAGGAGAAATTCGTCGGCGACTGGATGCTGACCGGCGACCAGGGGATCATGGACGAGGACGGCTACGTCCATTTCGTCGGCCGCGACGACGACGTCATCACCTCGTCCGGCTACCGCATCGGCCCTGGCGAGATCGAGGACTGCCTGATCAGCCACCCGGCCGTCAAACTCGCTGCCGCCGTCGGCAAGCCCGATCCGGTGCGCACGGAAATCGTCAAGGCCTACGTGGTGCTGGCGCCGGGCGAGACACCGAGCGAGGAACTCGCCGACGCCATCCGCGACCACGTCCGCACCCGGCTCTCCGCCCACGAATATCCCCGCGAGGTCGCCTTCGTGACCGAAATGCCGCTCACCACCACCGGCAAGGTCATCCGCCGGACGTTTCGCGAAGAGGCACGGAAGGAAGCGGCGGCGAATGAGGGCAGCCGATAA
- a CDS encoding GNAT family N-acetyltransferase — protein sequence MDCIPDRPILGDSAPGPQPFACETVPVAAAAADRAAWHELADRAAEPNPFFRPEFLLPAIAALQPKGIAVRRVWDRTGRLLGLAPVVRGSLGFGVFGASSSVWTHPYAPLGTPLIDRDAVDAAVAALLAPGSGGALAFPELSLDGPVGTALRRHAPVLGAVPVSLNVHRRALLESPLSAEAYRQTVLSPCRRRNERRFLRRLARHGVVTFTTATEPGAVASAFADFLRLEAAGWKGDRGTALACDARITTFAQEAIAGLAEIGGVRIDAYRIDGRPVGIVVSLVDGGDVFTWKMAHDMAFAAQSPGFLALLGLTEAVLDDVYVNRIDSLADAGHPIVDHIWHERRTIGTLLVPAGASRTRFRLAAAEADAYQRSRTLAKRLAGTVRDRLKRG from the coding sequence ATGGATTGCATTCCTGACAGGCCGATCCTTGGCGACTCCGCACCCGGTCCACAGCCTTTTGCCTGCGAGACGGTGCCGGTCGCGGCCGCCGCCGCGGACCGCGCCGCTTGGCACGAGCTTGCCGACCGGGCGGCGGAGCCTAATCCGTTCTTCCGGCCGGAGTTCCTGCTGCCGGCGATTGCGGCGCTTCAGCCGAAGGGGATCGCCGTGCGCCGGGTGTGGGATCGCACCGGACGGCTGCTCGGGCTCGCCCCGGTCGTTCGCGGCTCGCTCGGCTTCGGCGTTTTCGGTGCGTCCTCGTCCGTCTGGACGCATCCCTACGCGCCGCTCGGCACGCCGCTCATCGACCGGGACGCGGTGGATGCCGCCGTTGCGGCCCTGCTCGCGCCCGGCTCCGGCGGCGCCCTTGCCTTTCCGGAGCTCAGCCTCGACGGGCCCGTCGGCACGGCGCTGCGGCGCCATGCGCCGGTGCTGGGGGCGGTGCCCGTTTCCCTCAATGTCCACCGGCGCGCGCTTCTGGAAAGCCCGCTGTCCGCCGAGGCCTACCGCCAGACGGTGCTGTCGCCCTGCCGGCGGCGCAACGAGCGGCGGTTCCTGCGCCGGCTCGCCCGCCATGGCGTCGTCACCTTCACGACGGCCACGGAGCCCGGTGCCGTCGCCTCTGCCTTTGCGGACTTCCTTCGGCTCGAAGCGGCCGGCTGGAAGGGGGACAGGGGCACGGCACTCGCCTGCGATGCCAGGATCACGACGTTCGCGCAGGAGGCGATCGCGGGACTTGCCGAAATCGGCGGCGTCAGGATCGACGCCTACCGGATCGACGGTCGGCCCGTCGGCATCGTCGTCTCGCTGGTCGACGGCGGCGACGTCTTCACCTGGAAGATGGCGCACGACATGGCGTTCGCGGCTCAATCGCCCGGCTTCCTGGCGCTCCTCGGCCTGACCGAGGCAGTCCTTGATGACGTTTACGTCAACCGCATCGATTCCCTCGCCGATGCCGGCCATCCCATTGTCGACCACATCTGGCACGAGCGGCGCACCATCGGTACGCTGCTGGTCCCGGCGGGAGCCTCGCGCACGCGGTTCCGGCTGGCGGCGGCTGAAGCGGACGCCTACCAGCGCTCACGGACGCTCGCCAAGCGGCTGGCGGGGACGGTGCGGGACCGGTTGAAGCGGGGGTAG
- a CDS encoding lipopolysaccharide biosynthesis protein encodes MRALRIKTGLSLLPPRLSRRAEPLLARLEDILTGTDEHAGAQRMAAFAFAIRIVGAVIAYGSQIVLARFLGGFEYGIFVVVWTWVTILGSMVHLGFATSVIRLIPEYQETGRLDDLRGIILGSRLVGLVAATAIAGFGALGVFLLGDLVASHYVLPIYLALVCLPLFTLTEVQEGICRAYSWTDLALSPIYIWRPLLILAVVLAMDGAGIPLDAANVCLAAIGATYVTAVIQWLRLDRRLAGVVAAGARRFALGDWLRISLPILLVDGFFVLLTGTDIVILGQFRSPEEVAVYFAATKTLALVHFVYYAVRAGAAHRYSKFFHSGDHDGLASFVADSVKWTFWPSLAFALLLVAFGEFVLSLFGAGFAAGYPALVILTAGVVARAALGPVESLLTMAGHQNAAAVIYAGTFAANLMLCLILIPPFGAQGAAAAMSLALIGESLALYSVTRRKLGLNVFVFARPKPAPAAE; translated from the coding sequence TTGCGGGCACTGCGGATCAAGACCGGCCTCAGCCTTTTGCCGCCGCGCCTGTCGCGCCGGGCAGAGCCCCTCCTTGCCCGCCTTGAGGACATCCTCACCGGCACCGACGAGCACGCCGGCGCCCAGCGCATGGCGGCCTTTGCCTTTGCCATCCGCATCGTCGGCGCCGTCATCGCCTATGGCTCGCAGATCGTGCTCGCCCGGTTTCTTGGCGGCTTCGAATACGGCATCTTCGTCGTCGTCTGGACCTGGGTGACGATCCTCGGCTCCATGGTCCATCTCGGCTTTGCCACCTCGGTCATCCGGCTGATCCCGGAGTACCAGGAAACGGGCCGGCTCGACGACCTGCGCGGGATCATCCTCGGCAGCCGCCTCGTCGGTCTCGTCGCGGCAACGGCCATTGCCGGCTTCGGCGCCCTCGGCGTCTTTCTCCTCGGCGACCTCGTTGCCAGCCACTATGTGCTGCCGATCTACCTTGCCCTCGTCTGCCTGCCGCTCTTCACTCTGACGGAGGTGCAGGAGGGCATCTGCCGGGCCTATTCCTGGACCGACCTGGCCCTTTCGCCGATCTATATCTGGCGCCCGCTCTTGATCCTTGCCGTCGTGCTGGCCATGGATGGCGCCGGCATCCCCCTCGATGCCGCCAATGTGTGCCTTGCCGCCATCGGCGCCACCTACGTCACGGCTGTCATCCAGTGGCTGCGGCTCGATCGGCGGCTTGCGGGCGTGGTTGCCGCCGGCGCGCGGCGCTTTGCGCTCGGCGACTGGCTCAGGATCTCCCTGCCGATCCTCCTCGTCGACGGCTTCTTCGTGCTCCTGACCGGCACCGACATCGTCATCCTTGGCCAGTTCCGCTCGCCCGAGGAGGTTGCCGTCTATTTCGCGGCCACCAAGACCCTCGCCCTCGTCCATTTCGTCTATTACGCGGTCCGCGCCGGCGCGGCCCACCGCTATTCGAAATTCTTCCATTCCGGCGACCATGACGGCCTTGCGAGCTTCGTCGCCGATTCGGTCAAGTGGACGTTCTGGCCGTCGCTCGCCTTCGCGCTCCTGCTGGTCGCCTTCGGCGAGTTCGTGCTGTCGCTGTTCGGCGCCGGTTTTGCCGCGGGCTATCCCGCTCTCGTCATCCTCACCGCCGGGGTGGTCGCCCGCGCCGCCCTTGGGCCGGTGGAATCGCTTCTCACTATGGCCGGCCACCAGAACGCCGCGGCCGTCATCTATGCCGGCACCTTCGCCGCCAATCTGATGCTCTGCCTGATCCTCATCCCGCCCTTCGGCGCGCAAGGCGCGGCGGCGGCCATGAGCCTGGCGCTCATCGGCGAGTCGCTGGCGCTCTATTCCGTCACCAGGCGCAAGCTCGGCCTCAACGTTTTTGTCTTTGCCCGGCCGAAGCCGGCTCCGGCTGCGGAGTAG
- a CDS encoding GNAT family N-acetyltransferase: MTNDPDIRFGRLSEVAPEEIAAHMSDPRVTAHMPLDPGRWDRAAAEAFVAMKEAAWRRDGLGHWAIFAGERYAGWGGFQKEGAEWDFGLVLRPEHFGLGMRITRLALAFARSDPRIPFVTFLLSPSRKNLAGLRRLGAWRVGETAYGDARFHKYKLDTCGS; this comes from the coding sequence ATGACCAACGATCCCGACATCCGCTTCGGACGCCTCAGCGAAGTGGCGCCCGAGGAGATCGCGGCGCATATGTCCGATCCCCGCGTCACCGCACATATGCCCCTCGATCCGGGCCGCTGGGACCGGGCTGCCGCAGAAGCCTTCGTTGCCATGAAGGAGGCCGCCTGGCGCCGCGACGGCCTCGGCCATTGGGCGATCTTTGCCGGCGAGCGCTACGCCGGCTGGGGCGGCTTCCAGAAGGAAGGCGCGGAGTGGGATTTCGGGCTCGTCCTGAGGCCGGAGCATTTCGGTCTCGGCATGCGGATCACCCGCCTCGCCCTCGCCTTTGCCCGGTCGGACCCGCGCATTCCGTTCGTCACCTTCCTGCTGTCGCCGTCGCGGAAAAACCTCGCGGGCCTTCGCCGTCTCGGCGCCTGGCGGGTCGGCGAAACGGCCTATGGGGATGCCCGGTTTCACAAGTATAAATTGGATACATGCGGGTCCTGA
- the tlpA gene encoding thiol:disulfide interchange protein TlpA: MTTHKAGVSRLVKVALAAGMVGIVAGLAAVYGIGGMSGNGNANPQCQAAEAIAGRITPYRTGDVAGFIPTSQSRFLADLAFTDADGKAMTVADFAGKTVLLNLWATWCAPCRKEMPTLDALQEAMGGGDFDVVAVNIDRRNPERARQFYEQIGVENLAFYADPSSQIFEELKKRGRAIGMPTTLLVDKKGCEIGVLHGIAEWDSPDAKALITAAMDETK; encoded by the coding sequence ATGACGACCCATAAAGCAGGAGTTTCACGCCTTGTGAAGGTGGCGCTAGCGGCCGGTATGGTCGGCATCGTCGCGGGGCTGGCGGCGGTATACGGGATCGGGGGCATGTCTGGCAATGGCAACGCCAATCCGCAGTGCCAGGCGGCCGAGGCCATCGCCGGGCGGATAACCCCTTACCGCACGGGCGACGTCGCCGGTTTCATCCCGACGTCTCAGTCCCGCTTCCTTGCCGACCTCGCCTTTACCGACGCCGACGGCAAGGCGATGACCGTCGCCGATTTTGCCGGCAAGACGGTGCTGCTCAATCTCTGGGCGACCTGGTGTGCGCCCTGCCGCAAGGAGATGCCGACGCTCGATGCCCTGCAAGAGGCGATGGGCGGCGGCGATTTCGACGTGGTCGCGGTCAATATCGACCGGCGCAACCCGGAGCGGGCGCGGCAGTTCTACGAGCAGATCGGGGTCGAAAACCTCGCCTTCTACGCTGACCCGTCATCCCAGATCTTCGAGGAGCTGAAGAAGCGCGGCCGGGCCATCGGCATGCCGACGACGCTGCTGGTCGACAAGAAGGGCTGCGAGATCGGCGTCCTCCACGGCATCGCCGAATGGGATTCGCCCGACGCCAAGGCGCTGATCACCGCGGCGATGGACGAAACGAAGTAG